A window of Natronococcus sp. CG52 genomic DNA:
TACTCCTCGTCGATGTCGACTCCGAGCCCCGGTCCGTCGGGGATGTCGACGTACCCCTCCCGGTAGTCGAAAACGGAGGGGTCCGCGAGGTAATCGAGCACGTCGCTGGTCTCGTTGTAGTGGATGTCGAGGCTCTGCTCCTGGATGAGCGCGTTCGGCGAACAGGCGTCGACCTGGATGCACGAGGCTAGCGCGATCGGGCCGAGCGGGCAGTGCGGTGCGACCGCCACGTCGTAGGCTTCGGCCATCGACGCGATCTTGTTCACCTCGGTGATCCCGCCGGCGTGGGACAGGTCGGGCTGGATGAGGTCGACGTGTCCGTCCTCGAAGACCTGCTTGAAATCCCACCGCGAGTACATCCGCTCGCCGGTCGCGATCGGGGTGGTCGTGTGCTGGGCGATCCCCGCGAGTTCGTCCAGGTGTTCCGTCAGGACCGGCTCTTCGATGAAGAACGGCTCGTACGGTTCGAGGGCCGCGACCAGCCGCTTGGCCATCGACTTCGAGACGCGCCCGTGAAAGTCGACGCCGACGTCGACCTCGCTCCCGACGGCTTCGCGAACCTCTCGCATCCGCTCGGTCGCGGCCTCGACGGTCGCCGGCGAGTCGATTCGCTCCATCGCCGGCGTCCCGTTCATCTTGAGGGCGGTGAAGCCGGCGTCGACCTTCTCGCGCGCCTGGTCGGCGACGTCCGACGGATCGTCCCCGCCGATCCACTGGTAGACGCGCAGTCGATCGCGGGCCCGCCCGCCGAGCAGGTCGTACACCGGGGCGTCGTACGTCTTGCCCTTGATGTCCCACAGCGCCTGGTCGATCCCGGCGATGGCCGACATCAGGACCGGCCCGCCGCGGTAGAAGCCGCCGCGGTACATCGTCTGCCAGTGATCTTCGATTCGTGCCGGATCCTCGCCGACGAGGTAGGTATCCATCAGCTCTTCGACCGCGGTCTTGACCGTCTTCGCGCGTCCTTCGACGACCGGTTCGCCCCAGCCGACGGTGCCGTCGCTCGTCGTCACCTTGAGGAACAGCCAGCGCGGCGGTACTTCGAACAGTTCGTAGTCTGTGATGTGCATGAGTGGCGTGTGTCGTGAATCGTCTTCGGTCGTTCGGTCCTGGTCTCGAGCGAGGTCGGTAACGAACGCGGCGAGCGCCGCGACGCCGACCGGATTGTTCGCGCGCGCGCCGTCGTCGGTGACTCTGAAGGTGAACGCGCCGACGCGCCCGTCTCCGTGATCGCGGACGGTAACCGCGGCGCTCCAGTTCGCGAGCCACCCCTCGACGTATCCGACGCCGACGTCGTCGACGTCTCGGTCGACGTCCGCGACGACGTCGTAGGGGTACAGGCCCTCGAGTTCCCAGCCG
This region includes:
- the dgoD gene encoding galactonate dehydratase codes for the protein MHITDYELFEVPPRWLFLKVTTSDGTVGWGEPVVEGRAKTVKTAVEELMDTYLVGEDPARIEDHWQTMYRGGFYRGGPVLMSAIAGIDQALWDIKGKTYDAPVYDLLGGRARDRLRVYQWIGGDDPSDVADQAREKVDAGFTALKMNGTPAMERIDSPATVEAATERMREVREAVGSEVDVGVDFHGRVSKSMAKRLVAALEPYEPFFIEEPVLTEHLDELAGIAQHTTTPIATGERMYSRWDFKQVFEDGHVDLIQPDLSHAGGITEVNKIASMAEAYDVAVAPHCPLGPIALASCIQVDACSPNALIQEQSLDIHYNETSDVLDYLADPSVFDYREGYVDIPDGPGLGVDIDEEYVREQAGEVDWHNPVWRHDDGSVAEW